GTGGGGCGGCCACCGCCGCCGCACTCGTCCTGGGGCTCTCGTTCGCCGCGACACCGGCGAACGCGGAACCCGCCGCCGACCCCGCACCAGCCATCTCGCTCAGCTCCGGCGAGCATGCGCTGATCCGGTTCCGGCTGCCCGATCAGGCAACGCTCGACCGGCTCGTCGCCGACGGCGCCGACCTGGCCGCGCGACCGAGGACCGACACGGGCGCGGTCCTCGCCGACCTGGTGGTCGACGACGCGCAACTCGCCGCGCTGGCCAAGAGCGGGGCGGTGCCGGTCCAGCTGATCCAGACCGAGGCCGACGCCGCCGCCCGGAAACCGTCCCGTGCGCGCCTGGCCGCCGCGGCCGACACGCTCACTTTCCTCCAGGCCTACTGGTGGACCACCGGGGGCCGCACGTTCCTCCAGACCGAGGTCGCCACCACCGCGACCGACGACCCGGACGTCGAGATCACCGTCACCTGGACGACCGCCGACGGGTCCACCGGCAGTTATCCGCTGGTCCGGTTCGAGGACTCCGGCGAATACCAGTATCACTATGCGCTGCCGCAGCCGTTGCCGGCCAAGCCGGTGCAGGTCACCGCGACCTCCAGCCTCGGCGGGAAGTCCCGCGTGGTCACCCCGGCGGTCTGGCCGGGCGCGACTCCGCCGCCCGCGCCGGCCGGGTACCAGAAGGACTTCGTGTCGGCATACATGACGCCGACCGACATCGCCGCGCGGATCAAGCGGCTCGCCCGGCAGTACCCGAAGCTGGTCGACGTGATCAACCTGCCGAACAAGACGCAGGGGTACCGGCGGACCGCGGTCGCCTATCTGGGTGACCCGAACGCGGCGGCGGTCGTGGTCGAGTCGGTGAAGTTCGGCGACCAGGGGTTCAACGGGGTGCAGGTGCGCACGGTCGACCCGGGGGCGAGGAACCGGCCGCTGTCCGCGTCGTACGCCGATCGGGTCCTGACCGTCAAGCTGGCCACCGACGACGCCGGCAAGACGATCAGCACCACCGACGACGTCGCCAACTTCATCACCGCCAAGTACCCGCAGAAGTTCCGGGCCACCGTGGAGGCCGGGTCGGCCGGGCTGCCGATGCCGGTGGTCGCGCCGGTGCGGCTCGACGACGGGCTCAAGGGCACCGAGGTGTCCAAGAAGCCGTGGACCGTGCAGGCGCTGCGGATCGGCAAGGTGCGCGACGGGTCGAAGATCGGGGTGCTGGCGTACTCCCAGGAGCACGCCCGGGAGTGGGCGACGCCGCTGGTGACGCTGGAGTTCGCGGAGCGGCTGCTGGCGAACTACGCGACCGACCCGGCCACCCGGGACCTGGTCGACAACGTGGACGTGTTCATCATCCCGACGGTCAACCCGGACGGGGCGAACTACTCGTTCAACGACTTCAACTTCCAGCGCAAGAACCTGGTCAACCACTGCACCGGCGCCAACCGGGACCCGCGGTACCGGAACCAGTGGGGTGTCGACGTGAACCGGAACTACACGGTCGGGTCGTTCTTCGACGGGTACGTGGGTGGCAGCGCCAACTGCCTGTCCACGGTGTACTCCGGGACCGGCGAGCTGTCCGAGGCGGAGAGCGGCAACGTGATCGCGCTGGCCTCGGCGCACTCGAACATCAAGTTCGCGATGAACGTGCACTCGTACGGCGGGTACTTCATGTGGCCGCCCGGGTCGTACAAGGCGCAGGGGCGGGTCACGCTGCCCCGGCCGTCGATCGACGAGTCGAAGTTCTTCCTGGACAGCGCGCGCCGGATCGTCGGGGCGATCGCGTCCGAGCGGGGGACGGTGACCTGGCCGGCGTACACCGGTCCGGTCGCGGACGTGCTCTACTCGGCCGCGGGGAACTCGGCCGACCAGCTCTACTACGAGCTGGGCATCGACGCCTGGGACTTCGAGGTCGGCAACGACCGGTGGAACGAGGCCACCCAGGAGTGGGAGGGCATGGGCTTCCAGCCGCCGTTCGACGAGGCGCACGCCGAGTCCCAGGAGTACGCGGGCGGGCTGGTCGAACTGGTCCGCGTCGCCAAGCAGGCCCAGGACGCCTCGGTGGTCACGCTCCGCTGACCCTCGCTTTTCCGGAAGCCCCGGCCGATCCGCCGGGGCTTCTGGCATCCACCCGCTGGAGGGATCGATCTCCCTCTCGGAGGGGATCGAAACGCGTCACGCATCGTCGAACGTAGTTCCCAGGAGGCCGCGACCAGGCGGCCGGAAGGGAACGACGATGCGCAAGACAGTGGGATGGGTGGCCGTGGCGGCCGCGGTGCTGATGGCCGGGGCGGCGGCGCCGGCCGGGGCGACCGAGCGGGGGCCCGCGCGGGTGACCGGCTGGGCGGAGTTCGAGCTGCCGTTCGGGGCGGACGCCGATGTGCGCTCGTTCGAGTTCGATGCCCGGTCGGCGCCGTGGAGCCGGCCGATCCCGGCCGAGGGCGGCGAGCACGGCTCGCCGGCGGATGCCACCGGCACCGTGCGCGTCGCGCACTACCTGGCCTCGGAGAAGGTCACCGTCCGGTGGGAGGCCGCGGTCGACTGCCTGATGACCAGCCCGGGGCACGCCACGGTGACCGCGATCGTCACCCGCGCCGACGACTACGCGAAGAGCCTGCTCGGCACGCGGGTCGGGTTCAGCGTGCAGGACGGCGGGCGGGGCCGGGACCGGGTCGGCTTCACCTGGGACGCGACCTTCGACCAGAACGAGGCCGGCGAGTGGGGCCCGTCCCGGATCGGGCCGTGCCTGTCCACCGCCGCGTTCGGCACGGTGACACGCGGTGACTTCCGGATCCGGCATGCCGAGTTGACGCCGCCTCCGAGTCGGTAGGACGTGGCAGCCCGCCCGGCGCTCGCGCAGCGGTCCGGGGGCCGGCGGGCGTCGCGCCGAGGGTGGGCGGGGCTCGGCGGCGGGGTGGTGCGGGGGCGGGAGGGGCTGGGCGTACCGGAGAAGGATCCGAGGGGAAGCGGACCGGAACGGGCGGATGGTCCTGTTTTGTCAAAACGGACGGTAACTGAATGACAACGTTTTGGTCACGGTTCCGGCAGGGAACATGGGGGCAGATGCCAGCGCAGCCATCGCTACACGGCTCGCCGCCTCGGCCGGAAGGAGCCCGTGATGTCGCTCAGCTGGCCGTGGGCCCTCGTCGCTCTCCTGGTCGTCCCGATGCTGCTCACGGCGCGCTGGTGGTTCGGGCGGCGGCGTAAGCGGGCCGCGCTGACCGTCTCCAGCCTGGCGCTGATCCGGGCCGCGGTTCCCGGCCGGACGGCGTGGCGGCGGCGGATCCCGGCGGCGCTCTTTCTGATCGGGCTGCTGGTCCTGGGCACCAGCCTGGCCCGGCCGCAGACCACCGTCGCGGTGCCGCGGGCCGACACCTCGATCCTGCTCGCGGTGGACGTCTCCGGGTCGATGTGCTCGACCGACGTCAAACCGAACCGGCTGGCCGCGGCCGGTGACGCGGCGCGTGACTTCATCCTGCGCAGCGACGGGGATACCCGGATCGGGCTGATCGCGTTCTCCGGGACCGCGGCGGTGCTGGTCGCGCCGACCACCGACAAGCGGGAGCTGATGAGCGCCGTCGCCGACCTGAAGACCGCGCTCGGCACCGCGATCGGGCAGGCGATCCTGACCTCGATCGACGCGATCGCCGAGTACAACCCGCACGTCGCGCAGACCGGGGTGGAGCTGGTCTCGGCGACGACGGCGGCGGCGGAGTACGAGCCGGACACCATCGTGGTGCTCACCGACGGGTCGAACACGACCGGGGTCGATCCGGTTCTCGCGGCTCAGGAGGCGGCGGCCCGGCACATCCGGGTGTTCACCATCGGGTTCGGCACGACCACGCCGGGCCCGATGGTGTGCAGCGCCGGGCAGGTCGGCGCGGGATCGTTCAGCGGTGGGCCGGATCCGGGCGGCGCGGCGTCGGCGGGGCCGTTCATGGAGATCGACGAGAAGTCGCTGAACCAGGTCGCGTCGGCCACCGGTGGGCGGTACTTCCGGGCCGAGGACGCCGGGCGGCTGCACGACGTGCTCGCCGGGCTGCCGCGCGAGATCGGCCTGCACGAGCAGCGGGTCGAGGCCACGGTCTGGTTCGTGCTGACCGGGACGCTGCTGGTGGTCAGTGGTGTGGCGCTCGCCCTGTGGTGGAGTCGCCCGCGAGCGGGGTAGCGACCGCGGCCATCCCGTTGCCGCCCGCGGTGATCGTCACCGGATCCGCTTCGGCCGGCCGTCAGCGCCAGTGCAGGGTCTCCGACGGCGGGATCCCGTAGGCGCTGCGATACCGGGCGGCGAACGTGCTGTGGCTGGCGAACCCCCAGCGCATGGCGACGGCCGACACCGTCGTCACGCCCGGATCGCTGTCGACCAGCTCCCGGTGTGCCCGTTCCATCCGGATCTGCCGCAGGTACGCGGTCGGCGTCGTGTCGAGATGCCGCCGGAACGCCAGCTGTACCGAGCGCAGCGTCACCCGGGCCGCGACCGCGATGTCCAGCGGGGTGATGTCCCGCTCCGCGTTCTGCTCGATGAACTCCACCGCCCGGCGCAAGGTCGCCGGATGCGCGTCGTGGCGGTCCTCGATGGTCGGCTCGTGCAGCGCCGTGTTCGGGAAGGCGGCCAGGCTGACCACCGCGAGCATCCGGGCGGCGGAGCCGATCACCAGCGGCTCCGCGGCGGCGTCCAGGCCGACCACCGCGTCGAGCACGTAGTCGAAGGTCTTGTTCCAGGTCACCGCGGCCTGGACGGACAGCGGGTGATAGCCGGTGAACCGGACCGGTTGCGGTGTCCGGCTCGGCGCGGTGGCGGCCACCTGGGAGAACAGCTCGGGTGGGAAGCGGGCGAACTCCCCCTCGTAGCCGTCGACCCGGGCGTGCAGGCCACGGTCCGGCTGGGCGCCCACGAACAGCCCGCCGGGCAGGCTGTCGATGACGTCCCGACCGGACCGCTGAGTCACCGAGCCGGCGACCTGCCGGCCGATCGGGATCATGCCGCCCGGTTCGAAGTGGGCGACGAACCGCATCCCGAAAGTGACGTGGTGCAGCTCGACCGCACCGACCTCGGCCTGGGCCAGCCGCATCCGGTGTGTCGGGCTGCCGGCCCGGAGCCGGACCCGGGAGTAGGCGCGTTGCAGCATGTCTCGGGCCTCGTCGAGATCGCTGGTCTCGAAGACTCTGATCACGTCACCTCTCGGCAGCGCAGCGTCCGGCCGGGTGTCCGGCCGTAGGCCGCGCGGTAGTAGCCGGCGAACCGGCCGGGATCGGCGAAACCCCACCGGCGGGCGATCCGTTCGACCGTGTCCCCGCCCGCCAGCAACTCCTGGTGGGCCCGGTCGAGCCGGATGCGGCGCAGGTGGGACAGCGGGGTGCTGCCCAGGTGCCGGCGGAACGCCTCCTGGAGGCTGCGCGGGCCGGTCCCGGCCACGGTGGCGATCCGGGTGACGGTCAGCGGCTGGTCCGCGTGCGTCTCCATGAACTCCACGGCGCGCCGGACCACCGCCGGTTCGGCCCGGCCCGGGCCGGGCACGTACGCGGCGGTCATCGTAGTGTTCGGGAAGACGGTCACCATCGCGGCCACCGCCTGCCGGAGAAACTGCTCGACGACGAGTGGCGGGTGGACGACGTCCGAGGCGGTGAGCTCGCCGGACAGGAACGCGACGGTCCGCGCCCAGAATTTGCGCTTCGCCTCCGACACCGGGCCGCCGAACTGGAATCGCAGGCCGGGAGCCTCGGCCAGCTCCGCCGCCAGCGCCGCGGGGACGGTGAGGAACTGCTGGGCGGTGTGGTGATGGTCCGCGCCGAACGGTAACCCTTCCGGGTACACCACCCCGTCCTGCGGGCCGCACACCAGCTCACCCTGGGGTGTGCGGGCAATGGACCGCCCCTCGGTGACGACACCGGCCAACAGCGTGGGCATGATCGGCCCGCTGCCCGCGTAGTGCACGCCGGCCAGTCGTATCCGCAGCGCCGACAGGGCGCCGTAACTCACCGCCCGGAAAGTCAGGTCAACGTCGTGGCCGGCCGTCACCGCGACCCGCGCCTCGTGCGGGATCACCTGGTTGACCGCCGTGACCGCGACATCCCGGTCACGAGTGCGGACCTCCACCCGGCGCGGATCCGACACGACGATCACCCGGCACCTCCCCGACCCTCACCAAGGGTGCGCCGCACGGCGACGTGCGGGCAATCCGGCGAGCGCGACGGTTCGCGTACGCGGCAACTCCTACGGGCGAGCTTCGTTTTTTGCGTAGTCCGGGACCGGCGCGATGGCGAAAGTTGCAGGTATAGCCCGACAACCACGGAAAGTTTTCTGAGGCGATGCAGACAACGGTGGAGCGGTGCCTGGAGACCGGCGTGGTCACGGTCCGGTTCGAGGGGGAACTGGACAGGACCACGGCGCCGGAGGTGCGTACCGCCCTGGGCAAGGCGGCCGCCGAGTGCCCGACGGCGGTCCTGGTGGACCTGTCCGCGCTGGAACGGGTGGAACCGGCCAGCTTCAGCGTCTTCGCCACCGCGACGTTCAAGGCCGAGTCGGACTGGGGTGTGCCGCTGCTGCTGTACGCGGCGCGGCCGGACGTCCGCAAGGACCTCGCCACCTACCGCAGCTTCGTGGCCCTGTACGACGATCGGGCGCTGGCGCTGGCCGCGATGCGCGCGTACGTCCCCCGCTGGATCTGCGAGCACCTGGCGCCAGTCCCGGGCAGCGCCGCCGCGGCCCGGGGCGTCGTCGGTGACGCCTGCCTGATGTGGGGGCTGCCGCGGCTGCGGGACCGGGCCCGCCTGATCGTCTCCGAACTGGCCTCCAACGCGATCCTGCACGCCGCCACCGACTTCTCGGTCACCGCCGTGTGCACCGGCCGCTATCTGCGGATCGCCGTTCAGGACCGCAGCTCGCAGATGCCCCTGCGGATGCCGAAGCCGGCCGTCGACCACCCCCAGCCCGGGTGGGGCCTGCGGGTGGTCGAGGCGTCCAGCACTCACTGGGGCGCCCTGCCGCTGACCTCCGGGAAGATCGTCTGGGCGCTGCTCACCACGGGTCGCTGAGCAGGCCGCCGGCCCCGAGCCGGCGCAGCAGCCAGGCGATGTGCGGACGGGCACCGTGAATGCGCAGGGCGCCGCCGCGACCGGTCAGCGCCGTGGCCAGCAGCACGAAGACCCGGACAGTGGCGGCGTCGCAGAAGTCCACGTCGCTCAGGTCGACCACGACCCTGCGGACCGGTTCGACGCTGACCATGCTGTCCAGCTGGGCGCCGAGTGCGGGCGCGGTGGTGCCGTCGAGTTCGCCGGCGAGCCGGATGATCAGCTCGCCGCCACCGGCGGTCAGCGCGGTCACCGGAGTCACCGGCTCGCTGTCGGCCGGGCCGCCGCTCACGAAGGTGTTCATCGGCGCGTCCAGGGCCGGACCGTCGCCCAGACCACCTTGCCCTCGCGGGTGGGCATGGCGCCCCAGAGGGTGGCGGCCGCGTGCACCACGTGCAGCCCGGACCCACGCCGTGGCGGGGCGCCGTCCGGGAGCGCCGGGAAGCCGTCGAGCAATTGGGGCAGGCGCGGGGAGCCGTCACCGACCGCGAGGTGCAGGCCGTCGCCGCGCCGGGAGAGCACCATGGTGATCGGGGTGGCGGCGTGTTCGACGGCGTTGAGTACGAGTTCCGAGGTGACCAGCCGGGCCCGGTCCTGGAGTTCGGACAGCCGCCAGGCGGCACACGCGTTGGTGACCACCGCCCGGGCCGCCGCCGCGGCGCCGTCCTCCGGGGCCAGTTGCATCTCGAGCCGGCTGGTCAGCGGCATCTGCTCGGCCGCCGCGGCTCGCGCCCGCGACATGGTGTGATACATCGGCAGATATCGCTGCGCGCCGAGCCGGTGCAGCCGCCCCGCGAGCGGGCTGTCCTCCGGCACGCACACCATGACCTCGACCGGCGGCCGCATCGGCACGCCCAGCCGCCGGGCCGTCATCCAGGTCGGCACGCTCGCGGCCCGCGGGTCGGCCAGCGCCTGGAGGTCGATCAGCAGGGTGGCGGGGTGCTCGCTCAGGCACTTGCGGACCGCCGTGTGCGTGTCGTGACAGAGGCGGTTCCCCCAGGTGCCGTGCACGGCGAGGGTGAGCACCGAACTGTCCACGTCGAGCCCGACGTCGACTCCGGCGCCCCGGGACGGGTCGTAATGGTCGAAGAGGTAGGGAGGCTCCACATCGATACAACGGCGCCGAGCGGCGGCGGTCGCGGCCCTCACCACGGTCATTCATCATCAGAAAACCACACATAAAAGACATTCCGCTTTTCGTACGCCCGGCAGCGCGGCCGCCATCGCACGCTATGCTGCGGACGGCCGCTACTGGCGAGGGTGGAGCACCACCGGGGACCGGCCGATCGGGACAGTGTGGCGCCGACCGCCTGGGCGCCTCCGGCAGCAGTTCACCTGCGATCGGAGGCGACATGAAGCTTCGCTACGGCATGAACCCGCACCAGCGGCCGGCCACCCTCACCACCGTCGACCCGGCACACCAGCCGTTCCGGTTCGTGCACGGCGAGCCGTCCTACATCAACGTTCTCGACGCCGTCGCCGGCTGGCAGCTCATCCGGGAGGCCGCGACCGCGCTCGGCCGCCCGGCCGCCGCCTCGGTCAAGCACGTCTCCCCCGCCGGCGCCGCGACCTCCGGCCCGCTGGATGCCGTCACGGCCGCCACCTACCAGCTCGATCCGGCCGGCACCGGGCCGCTGACCAGCGCCTACGTCCGTGCCCGGGACGCCGATCCGAAGAGTTCCTACGGTGACTTCCTCGCCGTCTCCGAGCCGGTCGACGCCGAACTGGCCGACCTGCTGCGCCGGGTCGTCGCGGACGGCGTCGTCGCGCCCGGCTTCGAGGAGGGCGTCGTGGCCACCCTGTCGGCGAAGAAGAACGGCGGGTTCCTGGTGGTCGAGGCCGACCCCGGCGTCCGGCCGCCACCGGTCGAGGTCCGGGAGGTGTACGGCCTGCGCCTCACCCAGCCGCGCGACGAGGCCCCGCTGACCCGCGACCTGTTCGCCGGCTCGGAGGACCTGCTCCTCGGGTCGATCACCGCGCGGTACACCCAGTCGAATTCGGTCGTCTATGTCCGCGACGGGATGACCCTGGGGATCGGCGCGGGCCAGCAGTCCCGGATCGACTGCACCCGCATCGCCGGCGACAAGGCCGACACCTGGTGGCTGCGGCGCCACCCCGCCGTCCGGCACGACCGCACCGCCACCCGGGTGCAGGACCGGATCGCCCAGCAGCTCCAGGCCGTCGAGGCGCTGACCGCCGACGAGCGGGCCGCGTGGCTGGGCAGCCTGGACGGGGTCGCGTTCGTGTCCGACGGCGCGCTGCCGTTCGCCGACAACGTCGAGGTGGCCGCCCGGCACGGTGTCCGTCACATCGCCGAGCCGGGTGGTTCGCTGCGCTCAGCGGAGGTCGCCGACGAGTGCCGGAAGCGGGGCATCACCCTGATCCGGACCGGGGTCCGGCTGTTCCGCCACTGACCGGCCTCTCCTGGAAGGCATAGGCACTGATCGGCTGCGGCGGCGGAGCACCGACCACGCCACCCAACCGGCGCCGATGATGAAGCCGAAGCTGATGATCCGGTAGAGCACCACGGTCGCGATCGCGGTGCTGGTGCCGACCCCACCGGCGAGCAGGCCGAGGATCAGCGCGCTGTCGATGACGCCGAGCCCGCCCGGCACGATGGTGATCGTCCCGGCCGCGTAGGCCGCGCAGAACGCCAGCAGCAGCTGGGTGACACTGATCTGCCCGCCGCCGATCGCCCGGAAGCACAGCCACAGGCAGGCGGCGTCGAGCAGCCAGTTCAGCACCGCGTAGGCGCCGGCCGCGGCCGCGTGCCCGGGCGTGAGCCGGGCCGCCCGCAACTGCCGGAGGAAGTCGGCGACGGCGGCCTCCCGGCGCCGGAGCCACGGGACGCGGCCCAGCACGGCACGGGCCGCCCGCTCCACCCGCTCCGGCCGCCGCGCGGCCTGCCGGATCCCCAGCGTGAGCAGCAGGATCAGCCCGCCGAGCAGGGCCAGGCCGGACCAGGCGGGCCGTCCGTCCCCGGCGATCGCGGCGCCCGCGGTCACGGCCGCGAGCGCCGCCGCGGAGAGGATCCCGGACAGCGCGATCGCCCACGAGGCGACGGCCGGCGTGGCCCCGAACCGCCGCATCTGCTGGTAGTTGAACCGGGTGGAGAAGGCCGGCCCACCGGGCAGCGTCTCGTTGAGCGAGTGCGCCGCGTAGGCGAGCGCCGCGTGCCGGTACAGCGGCGCCCGCACCCCGGCCGACCGCAGCAGCCGCCGCTGCATCCGGGCATAGGCGTTCATCGCGCCGATCCCGGCGAGCAGCGCGAGCGCCACCCAGCCGGGCCGCGGCGCCCGCAGCTCGCGGAGCGCCGCAGCCAGCGACGGCCAGGCCAGGACCAGCTCGGCGGCGAACACCGCCGCCAGCAGGAGCACGACAGCCAGCCGGATCCGGCCACGATCAATGCGCATGACTCATCACCCCGGCAACGGATCAGGCAGGTTCAGACCGCGACCGGCTCCGTGACCGCTTCGCTCACGGCCGCCGCGTTTTCGGTACGCCGGCGCGCCCGCACGCCGCCCGCCAGGCAGAGCAGCACCCCGGCGACCAGCCAGGAGCACAGCACGACGACCGGGTGGATCGCCCCGCTCCCGTCGAAGAACGCGGTCGAGCGCAGCAGTTGACCACCCGCACCCGGCGGCAGCAGCTGACCGAGGGCGCCGCCCCAGCCGGGCAGCATCTCGGGCGCCGAGGTCGCCCCGGAGAACGGGTTGCCGACCAGCATCATCAGCACGCCGCCGAGGGCGAACCCGGCGTAGCCGAGCAGCGACTCCAGCCCGAGCAGGGTCATCGACGTGGCCCCGACGGTCAGAGCGATGACCCCGGCGTTGAGCAGGTAGGCGCCGTCCAGGGAGCCGAACCAGAACTGGAGGATCGCGGCCATCGCCAGGCCGCCGGTGACGGCGAAGGCGAGCGCGCCGGCGACCCGGCGGGCAGCGCCCTTGATCAGGTTGGTGAGCAGGACCGCGGCGAGCAGGCCGCCCATCACCAGCGGCAGCGCCCCGGCGGACAGGCCCGCGCCGCGCGGGTCGTCGGCGGGCAGCGGCACGAGGTCGCGGGTGGTGACCGCCGGCGCGGCGCCGCTCCGCGCCTGACTCAGCCCGGTGGCGATCGACTGGAGCGTCTGGGCGATCGTGGCGCTGCCCGCCGAGGCCGTGATGACCTGCGGTGTCCCGGTGCTGAGGTCGATCGCGCCGTAGACCTCGCGGTCGCGGATCAGCTGCTCGGCGGCCACGGTGCTGTCGACCCGGGTGATCGCGAACCCGCCCGGGGCGCGCTGGTCGAGGGCGGCGACGACCTGCTGGGCCGCGGCGGCCGGGCCGGCCACGGCGATCGGCACGTCGTGCACCGACGAGCGGACCGACGGCCAGGCGAACGCGGTGAGCAGCACACTGATGATCACCGTGAGCAGGGCGACGGCGCCGGCCACCCGGGGCCACGGCGAGTGCTCGGTGTCGGTGGTGGGCATCTCGACCCCCTAAGAGAACGACTATTCGTTTTTAGTGTCGAAGCCCAGCCCTCCCATGTCAAGAACGAGCGTTCGCTTTGTATGCGACCCGCGCCACCCTGGCCCGGCGGGTCCGCCGGGCTCCCGCCCCGGCTACACCGCGGTCCGGCCGGGCGCGGGTCAGGTCAGCGCGATCCAGTAGCGCCGGACGGAGAAGCCGTCGAAGTGGCGGATCCCTTCGAGGACTCCGCCACGGCTCTCGATCGTCCTGGCCGAGGCGACGTTGTCGGCGAGGCACGGCACGAGGACACGGTCGAGGCCCAGCACCGTCCGGGCCTCGACGAGCATCTCGCCCAATGCCCAGCCGGCCAGCCCCCGGCGGCGCGCCGACGCCCGGATGCCGTAGCCGATCTGCCCGAAGTCGTCGTCGAACTGATGCCGCAGCACGATCCCGCCCTGAACCCGCCCCTCCTCCACGATCCACCGCGGCGACCCGTGCTTCTCGTCGGGGCAGGCCTCCCCGGCGCCGTGGGTCAGCCGGACCAGCCGGTGCACCCAGGCGGCAAATCCCTCCGGTGATCGCAGGTCGTCGTCGGCCCGGATGCCGAAGCCGTCCTCGTGCAGTCCCGGCCCCCACTCGTCGGCGCACTCCAGAAAGGCGTCACGCAGGCGGACCGTCGGCAGGATCAACTCAGGCATCCGGCAAATCTAGTCGTCTTCCGATCTCAAGCGCCGGATCGGACCGGGTCGCGAGGACCCGGTCAGGATTCCGGGGAACGGACCACGCTCATGATTTCCTTCACCTTGTCGACCCGGCTGATCGACGTCGGGCTGATCGTCATCACCAGGCCGACTACCAACCAAACGACCGCGAAGGCCCAAAATCCCGTAGCCAGCACTCCGTCAAGAGGTGCTTCCATTCGATCCGCAACGATCAACGCCGCGACCGGTATGCAAGATACGATCAAGTCGCGAATATAGCGGAGCGCCTCGCCGATGCGCTGAGGGCGGATCGAAATCTCGCTCGCGAAGCCCGGCAATTTCCCGAAGTCGGCGGTCAGCAGTGCCGCAAGAAGTGTCGACACCTTTTCCTTGAGTTCACTGACGGCGACCGGGTCGGGAAGCGCCACCGTCGCCTGCCATCCTCGGATCTCGGCCGCCGATGCCACAAGCCGCGCCTGGACGAGCGCTCTCTCCCGAGCGCGGGGCAGAGGAACCGCACGCAGAAACCCCTTCTCAAGGCAGCGCGCGATCACCTCGAGATCTTGAATCCCCCACCGCCGAACCCAAGGTTCGGCGAGGTCGTAATCGATACCGGCGATCACAAGACCGACGTTGAGCCCGGACCGCAGAGCCATGTCGAAAGGCGACGCCCTCACTTGATATGCACTGAGGATCGACCAAGCGGGGAGAAAGGTGAGCAAAATCATCGCGGCGAGCAGCAGGCAGCAGATACCGGAGTAGGCGGCACCTTTGGCGATGGCCTCGTACGCGGAGGCCGGAGCGGAGGTCACGAGCGAAAGACCGAAATAGTCGGCCGGATCAACGACAAGGTACGCGATGAAAATGCCGGCCAATCCGAGAACCAGTGCTATTAAACTAAGTCTTCCATTCATACGGTTTATCAGTCGAACGGCGATATAGACCGGGACGG
Above is a genomic segment from Actinoplanes ianthinogenes containing:
- a CDS encoding M14 family zinc carboxypeptidase, which gives rise to MSPRLRGAATAAALVLGLSFAATPANAEPAADPAPAISLSSGEHALIRFRLPDQATLDRLVADGADLAARPRTDTGAVLADLVVDDAQLAALAKSGAVPVQLIQTEADAAARKPSRARLAAAADTLTFLQAYWWTTGGRTFLQTEVATTATDDPDVEITVTWTTADGSTGSYPLVRFEDSGEYQYHYALPQPLPAKPVQVTATSSLGGKSRVVTPAVWPGATPPPAPAGYQKDFVSAYMTPTDIAARIKRLARQYPKLVDVINLPNKTQGYRRTAVAYLGDPNAAAVVVESVKFGDQGFNGVQVRTVDPGARNRPLSASYADRVLTVKLATDDAGKTISTTDDVANFITAKYPQKFRATVEAGSAGLPMPVVAPVRLDDGLKGTEVSKKPWTVQALRIGKVRDGSKIGVLAYSQEHAREWATPLVTLEFAERLLANYATDPATRDLVDNVDVFIIPTVNPDGANYSFNDFNFQRKNLVNHCTGANRDPRYRNQWGVDVNRNYTVGSFFDGYVGGSANCLSTVYSGTGELSEAESGNVIALASAHSNIKFAMNVHSYGGYFMWPPGSYKAQGRVTLPRPSIDESKFFLDSARRIVGAIASERGTVTWPAYTGPVADVLYSAAGNSADQLYYELGIDAWDFEVGNDRWNEATQEWEGMGFQPPFDEAHAESQEYAGGLVELVRVAKQAQDASVVTLR
- a CDS encoding VWA domain-containing protein; translated protein: MSLSWPWALVALLVVPMLLTARWWFGRRRKRAALTVSSLALIRAAVPGRTAWRRRIPAALFLIGLLVLGTSLARPQTTVAVPRADTSILLAVDVSGSMCSTDVKPNRLAAAGDAARDFILRSDGDTRIGLIAFSGTAAVLVAPTTDKRELMSAVADLKTALGTAIGQAILTSIDAIAEYNPHVAQTGVELVSATTAAAEYEPDTIVVLTDGSNTTGVDPVLAAQEAAARHIRVFTIGFGTTTPGPMVCSAGQVGAGSFSGGPDPGGAASAGPFMEIDEKSLNQVASATGGRYFRAEDAGRLHDVLAGLPREIGLHEQRVEATVWFVLTGTLLVVSGVALALWWSRPRAG
- a CDS encoding helix-turn-helix transcriptional regulator, whose translation is MIRVFETSDLDEARDMLQRAYSRVRLRAGSPTHRMRLAQAEVGAVELHHVTFGMRFVAHFEPGGMIPIGRQVAGSVTQRSGRDVIDSLPGGLFVGAQPDRGLHARVDGYEGEFARFPPELFSQVAATAPSRTPQPVRFTGYHPLSVQAAVTWNKTFDYVLDAVVGLDAAAEPLVIGSAARMLAVVSLAAFPNTALHEPTIEDRHDAHPATLRRAVEFIEQNAERDITPLDIAVAARVTLRSVQLAFRRHLDTTPTAYLRQIRMERAHRELVDSDPGVTTVSAVAMRWGFASHSTFAARYRSAYGIPPSETLHWR
- a CDS encoding helix-turn-helix domain-containing protein, whose amino-acid sequence is MIVVSDPRRVEVRTRDRDVAVTAVNQVIPHEARVAVTAGHDVDLTFRAVSYGALSALRIRLAGVHYAGSGPIMPTLLAGVVTEGRSIARTPQGELVCGPQDGVVYPEGLPFGADHHHTAQQFLTVPAALAAELAEAPGLRFQFGGPVSEAKRKFWARTVAFLSGELTASDVVHPPLVVEQFLRQAVAAMVTVFPNTTMTAAYVPGPGRAEPAVVRRAVEFMETHADQPLTVTRIATVAGTGPRSLQEAFRRHLGSTPLSHLRRIRLDRAHQELLAGGDTVERIARRWGFADPGRFAGYYRAAYGRTPGRTLRCREVT
- a CDS encoding STAS domain-containing protein — encoded protein: MQTTVERCLETGVVTVRFEGELDRTTAPEVRTALGKAAAECPTAVLVDLSALERVEPASFSVFATATFKAESDWGVPLLLYAARPDVRKDLATYRSFVALYDDRALALAAMRAYVPRWICEHLAPVPGSAAAARGVVGDACLMWGLPRLRDRARLIVSELASNAILHAATDFSVTAVCTGRYLRIAVQDRSSQMPLRMPKPAVDHPQPGWGLRVVEASSTHWGALPLTSGKIVWALLTTGR
- a CDS encoding STAS domain-containing protein: MNTFVSGGPADSEPVTPVTALTAGGGELIIRLAGELDGTTAPALGAQLDSMVSVEPVRRVVVDLSDVDFCDAATVRVFVLLATALTGRGGALRIHGARPHIAWLLRRLGAGGLLSDPW
- a CDS encoding ATP-binding protein: MTVVRAATAAARRRCIDVEPPYLFDHYDPSRGAGVDVGLDVDSSVLTLAVHGTWGNRLCHDTHTAVRKCLSEHPATLLIDLQALADPRAASVPTWMTARRLGVPMRPPVEVMVCVPEDSPLAGRLHRLGAQRYLPMYHTMSRARAAAAEQMPLTSRLEMQLAPEDGAAAAARAVVTNACAAWRLSELQDRARLVTSELVLNAVEHAATPITMVLSRRGDGLHLAVGDGSPRLPQLLDGFPALPDGAPPRRGSGLHVVHAAATLWGAMPTREGKVVWATVRPWTRR